AGAATATATAGTAAAGATAATCATAGGCATGCAGTTTCAGCCTGCAtgcattatattaaaaattgccTTCATTCAAGTCATTAAATGGACATACAAGATTTCATGAGTATGTATCTTAGATTATTTGACATACGTACGTGAGATcacattaattattttaatattgtaaGAGACATAATCGATGATCTTACGTTTACATGATTGTGCATCCTGTGAAATCTTCTTCACTACAGTACTCATAACTGTTCATGTTACAAGGCCTATAACAATCATTAGGACACTTGCAGCCTCAACCACCATGGGGTTATCCCTCATTGACAATTGTAACTGGAACCCCAATTGCAACTACAACAACATCCTTCGACTGGATAAACGTCAGCTGGTGGATAACATATTGTTACAAAAATGGGATGCTTTGGTTCACGTGGACGACATGGTACTGGCTTTAGTCTAGGAGGGCCTGGGGGCCCTGGTGGCCCAAGTGGTCCCACATGACCAACCCTAGGAGGCCCCTTAGGCCCAACTGGTCCCTCAGCCCCGCGAGGCCCCACTGGCCCAGGTCATCCGGCAGGCTCCACAGGCTCATGAGGCCTTGGAGGCCCCTGTGggggaggtggaggtggaggtggttTCTCAACAAACTGATTGCAGCCTCCACCCTTGCAGATAATCTTTTGCTTAATCTTTTCCGGACAATAGGATACAACTTTGGCTGTGACCAAGTTTTTCTTCTCGTCGAATATCTAATCTTGTATTTCTGTTGTTCAATAACGGATAATAACTcagttcttttgtttttggttttcttgcttaatTATAAGACAACAAGcaagctcatatatatatatatatatagagagagagagagagagagagagagagagagagagagagagagagagagagagagagagagagagagagagagtgatcaGGATTTTTACATATGCATCGTCTTCTCGGCAATCCTTGTCTTTTGGAAATGATTTGTTTTTCTGCATTGAATCCATGCATGTGGTCTATTGCCTAAGAGTGTGAATTCCACCATCCATTGTTTCACCTAAAACAAAAGCTCCATAAAGTACTAGTCCAGTCCCTTAAATCTTGAACTTTCAAGAATGTTTAAAACCAGGACCCgaataattttgtttataaGTATTTACTATTCGAAAACATTTCTATGAGCCATTTTAAAGGCTTGTTTGGATACTTCAATATCTCATAACTATGTGAATAGTAACAAAATAGTTGAAGTAATAATGTTTTGTTAAGTTTTGGATTATGAgagaataaaaattgaataaaatattataacgttaaaatattgtttgaatatgattttttaacgtaatttttattttgaagtttataaaaattatattgatttttgtgtttcattttgaaatttataaaagttgaattgattttttttacttgaataataattaagtaataattagatgaaaacgttgaaaatttgtaattaaaaagtattttatatttgattgatgtttaagaatgaaattatgagaaattttaagaATTCTAAAAATTCTTATAGCGTACAAGCTTTCCCTAAGTGTCTTCTAATACACATGCTAACGGTTGTGGAGGTTGACATTGTTAACATCGTGTTTCATATGCCCTTGGCCCAGGTTGTTCAGCGGCGCAGATCTTCACTCGTACCGGATCCTGAGGCGGGATAGAGGTGGCCCTGGGAACCTTCGATGCCAAAATTAGTATAGAGTAGAAATCAAAATgctttaaagaagaaaacaacaGTTTTGTATAATTGACAACGGACTTGAATTCGTCATCTCTTTACCTCGCAGTTCTGGGCGACCTTTATACATGGTCTTTCAGGTCAGGAGGGCCATGCCCTGTGTTCTAGGGCAGATGGACGCCTCTCCTTGGAGTCTCCATCGCCATACTGCATTTAATACGGTGTGGTTTTCTTGGTGTTAGTCATTTAATGTAGCATGGGTTTTTGGCAGAATTGCCTGATGTTGTCTCTTCCCTTTTTCTCGATTATAGTTTCATGTGCCCTTCTGCAACGTCCCATCTCAATGTTGATGATTACCCATGACCTGTACGGGTCTAGAACCCGCCTTGGGCTACTAAGGGGGTCCTTTCTGAGCTCAGGCCAGCATTCCTGGGGCTCATgggcaaagttttgaaatccgttccggtgaccattccggttgaggcactggaatggaatatttcgataccggtacGTTTCAGTGTACCGTTTCAGGATagatattatatagataaattatatataataactatattccaaaataaaatcaatacaattCTTAAAAGTATACATACCTgataacttaataatatttctcCATAGTGAATACAAGTCTTAAACAcacatttataaaactaaataaaatatcataagttCTCAATCCAACTGTAATCATTCATTTTCATCAATAAGACAAAAAGGATCAACATTAGCAAAGCTACTCAAAATATTTTCGTCAATGTCATTGtcaccaccatcatcatcaatatCAAGACCAACATTAACACCTTCTTCCAAATTTTGTGAGGCTAATGGCTCCTCAATACTTCCCCAATCCAAGTCTTCTCCATCAATAAGCTCTGATTCTTCACCTACCCATTCCTCCATCAAGTCAATATTCTCAAGATTGATTGGATCCAAAGCATCTCTTCCCCTCTTTATGTTTCTGCCAAAATAAAAGTCACACGTAAgtgaaaatattacatatttttcaacaattaaaaacattatttttgaaaaagtttaccTTTCACGAAGCTTCAAGTTATAATGAACAAATactaaatcattcaaacgtttatGCTCTAATCTATTCCTCTTCTTTGAATGAATAAATTCAAATGTACTCCAATTTCTTTCACAGCCAGTTGCACTACAACATTGACTTAATATGCGGATTGCAAACGTTTGAAGAGCTGGAAACTCATTTCCAAAAGTACCCCACCATGCAACTACAACAAAAgtgcaattataaattattacttaaaattaaataaaagaattaaaatatagattCACACTATTTAACAAAGGATATTGAGATTACCTGGATTACTTTTTTCACGCTGGCGTATTGCTATAGGTTGTCCAAAATCACCGTTTGCATTCTTATACATGTCAATTTGTTGAATGATCTCATCTTGCTTATCAATATCAGGTTCCATCTTTACAACGCAAGTCATAAACCCTCTAGAAAcatcatttttacttttaaagcaAGGGTTAAAGTAAATTCCAGGATTAAGAAGACAACCTGCTGCATGTAATGGACTATGAAGCTGCTTATCCCACCTAGCATCAATGACCCTGATGAATGGCATAAATGCAGAAACTTTgttcttcaatcttgcttttaTATTCTCTTTGGCTTTCTCCATTGCATTATACAAGTATCCTATTGCAGGCTTCTCATCCCCATCGACAAGTCGTAGTACTCGAATCAAAGGCTCACTGATTGTTACAATAAACTGACATTGAGCCCAAAACTCTCTATCTTCTAGAACAATCCCAACTATCTCCTTCCCTATGTTGCTTTTAGAATAACTTGATACAATCCACTTATCACAAGTGAACATTTGTCGAAGCTCTTTCTTAAACAACAGTAAGCATtggatacttaaaaaatttgtagcAAACCTTGTGACTGCAGGGCGACATAAATGCATGACCTTTGGTGAAGTCCTTTCTCATCAAAGCCAAAACCCAAGCATGGTTATAAATGAATTTCGTTATCTTCCTTGCCTTCTTTATAGTTTCATCAATAATAGGAAAATGTCTGGGATCACAAAAATtctctaacatcaaatatatacAATGAGCTGCACAAGGGGACCAAAAGAAAGAGCCATACTTTTGTTGTAACTTTTTTCCTGCAGCCTTATAACTCGCATCATTGTCTGTTATGAATTGCACAATATTCTCCACCCCAACTTCTTGAACAACTtcatcaaaaattttaaataatgtttcagCATCTTTTCTAAGGCCCGATGTATCAATAGACTTCAAAAATATTGTACCTTTTGGGCAATAAACCAAAAAGTTAATTATTGGTTGTTGCCTCTGATTTGTCCAACCATCTGCCATTAGTGAACAACCACTATCCCTCCAAGATGTTTTAATATCTAAGAGATAATTCTGAACCTCAGTCACAGAATTCTTCAAGAAATTTCCTCTCAACTCATATAAAGAAGGACCCTTGAATCCTAGCCCGATGGCAGCTATAGCATCTATAGCTGGTTGATAAAATTTAGATTGAGATGCATTGAAAGGTAAATTAGCATCATACCACCAATTTGCTATAGCCATTTTTGCTTTGTCAATCATTTCCTTTGAACACATAGCACTCTTAATAGAAGGTTGAGAGCCAGGACTTGTTCTTGGAGCAAAAAATCTACTAAATGGCCCCGTTGACTTTCCACCTACTttctccttccccttcccctttgAATCATGAACGGGTCCTTGACTCCCTCCCTCATACTCATCATCGCCAACATCAACATCATCATATGTTAAATCTACAGGGCTTCCACATCCAATCTCTAAgcttagttttcttttcttctctttgttttttttcatttcattgacCAACTCTTTCATTTGCCATTTTATATCATCAGGGACTTTTTTACATGCTTCTACATCACCTGAAATCCCACCTAGATGATGCTTCAACCTCGTGACTCCACCACCTCTAATGATTTTGCTACAATAAAGACATTGAGTACTATTTCTTGCTCCTGGCACTACACGTGCATGGGACCATGCTGGATCCTCTGATCTAGCAGGAGCAAATGCCGTAGAGGTAGCACTATTTAATTGACAACTagacatttataatttatatacccctacattatgaaaaaaaaaaaaaagaatcaactcATTTAGAAATGCACATATATTTGGAAAGacttaaatgaaaaattgtACAAATTATCAACTAATAACAGCAACTTGTAcaaataattctaaaatattggaaagacttaaacaaaaaattgtacAAGTTTAGTGAACACCGTGCAAGAGCAATACTTCTAAAATAAGTTCCATAAAAATaactctaatttttttcaaaattttgcaatCCTTCATCTCCTGTTGGTATGTTTGAGTCTTTGACAGTTTTATTTTATGAGTTCTTGACTCTAGGAGTCtaaaatcactaattaacagcatctaaaataatcacataaaataattttaacttccATATTGAATCCATAAAAGATCACTACATAACTTAAAACACCCACAATTATTATAAATTCTCCCCACCCTTCAAATGGGAGCATTTCAgcttaaaaatttaagaaaatgggCTTGCACGATAATATCAAACACTGGGAGTTCATCAAGTTGTACCAGCTGAGATCAGGATCAacttaattacataaatattatgtaaGAGTAGAGATCTTAAGCTACAAGGATGCCAATTTATTTGTCAATATCTAATgggaaaattaaagaaattaactgattttgagagctacatgtatatatatcccacttcatacaaaaaattaaaatctacttacaatatataattttaagttagCATCATTTGACGAAATCGGAAGGGAAAATGAAATACGGTAATCGGTATACCTGCACAGATCGGACGGACGAAATCAGAGGCCAAAACCAGAGCTGTCGGCTGCGGGCGACGGCGACGGAGCTTCTGGCTGCAACGGGGAGGTGGCGTCGTCAGAGTGCTCCTAGAGTCCTGAGGAGATCAGATCTGGATTTTCGGCCGGTAATGggaaaggaagaaaatataaatggaagagaaaatagaaatggaAGAGAAACTTGAAACCTGAAAGTTAGAAGCGGAGAAATGAGGAATCGGGACTGGGAGAAGAGGTTCAGAGTCTTCAGACGGCGCACGGACTCACGAAGAAGAAGTGAAGAACAaattcaacaaaagaaagaaagtaagaaaccgggggaaaaaaaaaaccaaaggaaaaatgaagaaaaaatgtaaattacgaaaatggtgtgaagttaaccttaattacaaaaatgccaCCGTTTGTTAAATTCCGGACCGGAAAGtgtattccggccggaatgccAGAATTCGGCCGGAATGGACTGGAACATGGCAAAACGGCCGGAATTTGTAGCGGAACGAAATATATAGCGTTCCGGTTTCGGCTATTGTTCCGGAACGGAAAATTTCGGcaattccggccggaacggaacgaatttcaaaactttgctcATGGGGCCTGATGAAGTAATGGGCCTGGGGTAGTATTATGAGCTTTAGGCCCTGAATAAAATACGCCCTAACAGTTACCCCATCAATTCTCATCGGGTTGACCTGATGGGAAGTCTCATAGCTTCTTACTTATCATAGTTGACCGCTCTTCTTGTCACTGAATGGCGGCATGGGCTGATCAATGGCCGTTCCACGTGTCCAATGTCGATTCCTCATATACTACTACCGAGGTGCTGATACCGTTCACGTCGCTTCACATACTCTACAAGTTAGGCTATCAAATGCTACCCATTTTTCGTGACTGTGAGACCATTTCTTTAAATCCGCTCCCTCTTTTGTCCACATTGCTACCTTCCTTTTGCCTTTGGTATTTTCGTTGTGCCCACTGCCCCATTTTTTTCTGTAACTTCCACCCTTCCTTACTTAACTTAGCTTTTCTAGCCTCGATGGCTTCCCAGAAATCCACTAACTTGACTAGCTTCGTGCACCTCTCTAAGGCTAGCTTGTTAGATCCAGGGTTCTTGGGTTGCCACTGGTACTCTGGGGCCACCCCAGCTTTTCTTCAATCTATGGTGCTGACCTACCACATTTCGGATTCAGTTACTCTGGAAGTTCCTAGTCCACATGAAGGGGCCATGAGTGTAGATGGCTCGGCGACCGGGTCACCCTTTTTCCCAACATGTTTTTCTACTGGCTAAGACTGCTTCCTGTCCTGTATTGCTTGGGGCTGGCGCCCACTTAGCTTTATCCGAATGCTTGGCAGATTCTGATGTGATGTTGTGTGCTATGGCGGCAGGCTCTATTGAGGTCTGACCCAAAGAATGCTGATCTTACTTATCGTGAGTTCCTCCTGACTCACCATGTACAAAGAGGAATAGGAGAGATCTG
This genomic interval from Carya illinoinensis cultivar Pawnee chromosome 10, C.illinoinensisPawnee_v1, whole genome shotgun sequence contains the following:
- the LOC122280058 gene encoding uncharacterized protein LOC122280058, which codes for MFTCDKWIVSSYSKSNIGKEIVGIVLEDREFWAQCQFIVTISEPLIRVLRLVDGDEKPAIGYLYNAMEKAKENIKARLKNKVSAFMPFIRVIDARWDKQLHSPLHAAGCLLNPGIYFNPCFKSKNDVSRGFMTCVVKMEPDIDKQDEIIQQIDMYKNANGDFGQPIAIRQREKSNPVAWWGTFGNEFPALQTFAIRILSQCCSATGCERNWSTFEFIHSKKRNRLEHKRLNDLVFVHYNLKLRER
- the LOC122278399 gene encoding uncharacterized protein LOC122278399, with translation MSSCQLNSATSTAFAPARSEDPAWSHARVVPGARNSTQCLYCSKIIRGGGVTRLKHHLGGISGDVEACKKVPDDIKWQMKELVNEMKKNKEKKRKLSLEIGCGSPVDLTYDDVDVGDDEYEGGSQGPVHDSKGKGKEKVGGKSTGPFSRFFAPRTSPGSQPSIKSAMCSKEMIDKAKMAIANWWYDANLPFNASQSKFYQPAIDAIAAIGLGFKGPSLYELRGNFLKNSVTEVQNYLLDIKTSWRDSGCSLMADGWTNQRQQPIINFLVYCPKGTIFLKSIDTSGLRKDAETLFKIFDEVVQEVGVENIVQFITDNDASYKAAGKKLQQKYGSFFWSPCAAHCIYLMLENFCDPRHFPIIDETIKKARKITKFIYNHAWVLALMRKDFTKGHAFMSPCSHKVCYKFFKYPMLTVV